Proteins encoded together in one Benincasa hispida cultivar B227 chromosome 1, ASM972705v1, whole genome shotgun sequence window:
- the LOC120071741 gene encoding cyclin-U4-1 — MAELEDPTVMAKLIDFLSCLLQRVAESNDQNLSVHLQPHKISAFHGLTRPTISIQSYLERIFKYANCSPSCFVIAYVYLDRFVQRQPSLPINSFNVHRLLITSVLVSAKFMDDTYYNNAYYAKVGGISTTEMNFLEVDFLFGLGFHLNVTPTTFHSYYSYLQRQMLLLQPPLMSAASTKSELRSSSRALKSHFCFDEDEASHKKQQLAAV, encoded by the exons ATGGCGGAGCTAGAGGACCCAACTGTCATGGCGAAGCTGATCGATTTCCTCTCTTGTCTCCTCCAACGAGTGGCCGAATCCAACGATCAAAACCTCTCTGTTCATCTTCAACCCCACAAAATCTCAGCCTTCCATGGCTTAACTCGCCCCACCATTTCCATCCAAAGCTACTTAGAAAGAATCTTCAAGTACGCCAATTGCAGCCCCTCTTGCTTCGTCATTGCCTACGTTTATCTCGATCGCTTTGTTCAAAGACAACCCTCTTTGCCCATCAATTCCTTCAATGTTCATCGCTTGCTTATCACTAGCGTTCTTGTTTCTGCCAAATTTATGGATGATAC GTACTACAACAATGCATATTATGCAAAAGTGGGTGGGATCAGCACAACAGAAATGAACTTtcttgaagtggattttctATTTGGTTTGGGCTTTCATTTGAATGTCACTCCTACCACCTTCCATTCTTATTACTCATATCTTCAAAGACAAATGCTTCTGCTTCAGCCTCCTTTGATGAGCGCTGCTTCTACAAAATCAGAGCTGCGTAGTTCATCAAGAGCTCTGAAATCCCACTTCTGTTTTGATGAAGATGAAGCTTCTCATAAGAAGCAACAACTTGCAGCTGTTTGA